The Ralstonia wenshanensis genome includes a region encoding these proteins:
- the cpaB gene encoding Flp pilus assembly protein CpaB has product MTSKHLQIFAAALLLLAAILGAVAWKTAHRPPAPVAAQKDGKTVYPVVVTTKPLEAGKPITADQLAVEQLPINPAEAFSDVAKVVGREPILPVGVGVPLIASQLSSGLAQQVEAGQRAVAINVDEVIGVGNRVMPGDYVDVFLVMRKDGQEVVDSQARLLLPHLRVLAFGPLAVNEGAQKQPENTGVTRKVDQAKTAVLAVPVEAVSQLAMAHQSGRLLLALRNPGDDAEPTVKPQDAALLAAANRNPMDVAQAGVSLASLTGAARRSPVLQVPPLPVVASTRATARTNTVATGGVEIIRAGKREEQHD; this is encoded by the coding sequence ATGACCAGCAAACACCTCCAGATCTTCGCCGCCGCGCTGTTGCTGCTGGCTGCCATTCTTGGCGCCGTGGCATGGAAGACGGCGCATCGCCCGCCGGCGCCCGTCGCCGCGCAGAAAGACGGCAAGACCGTCTATCCGGTGGTCGTGACCACGAAACCGCTTGAGGCTGGCAAGCCCATCACCGCGGACCAGCTGGCCGTCGAGCAACTGCCCATCAATCCGGCCGAGGCGTTTTCGGACGTGGCGAAGGTGGTTGGGCGTGAACCCATTCTGCCGGTCGGCGTCGGCGTGCCGTTGATTGCCTCGCAACTGTCGTCGGGCCTTGCGCAGCAGGTGGAGGCCGGGCAGCGGGCGGTCGCCATCAACGTGGACGAGGTGATCGGCGTGGGCAACCGCGTGATGCCGGGCGATTACGTCGATGTGTTCCTGGTGATGCGCAAGGATGGCCAGGAGGTCGTAGACAGCCAGGCGCGCCTGCTGTTGCCGCACCTGCGCGTGCTGGCGTTTGGCCCGCTGGCCGTCAATGAAGGGGCGCAGAAGCAGCCCGAGAACACCGGGGTCACGCGCAAGGTCGATCAAGCCAAGACGGCCGTGCTGGCAGTGCCGGTGGAAGCGGTCAGCCAGTTGGCGATGGCACATCAGAGCGGCCGCCTGCTGCTGGCGCTGCGCAACCCCGGAGACGACGCCGAGCCGACAGTGAAGCCGCAGGACGCAGCCCTGCTGGCTGCCGCGAACCGCAATCCGATGGACGTGGCACAGGCCGGGGTATCGCTTGCCAGCCTGACAGGGGCGGCGCGGCGCTCGCCGGTGCTCCAGGTGCCGCCGCTGCCCGTGGTGGCGTCAACGCGCGCAACCGCACGAACCAATACGGTCGCCACCGGCGGCGTAGAAATCATCCGCGCAGGAAAACGTGAGGAGCAACATGACTGA
- a CDS encoding TadE/TadG family type IV pilus assembly protein: protein MPTLQREREGAGMHPQVRTHAGRCPRRQGSLGAASVEFAVVVPVLLVLMLGIVYYGMILAMQQALTLAAEEGARAALRYQPSNTQRVAAAYAAVTSVLPTFLTGRVQTNQNSTPLVDCQNVAGMQCLSVVLTLPVTSGNNPLLPSIPLLPAPDTLTGSAVVQLVPGS, encoded by the coding sequence ATGCCGACATTGCAACGGGAACGGGAGGGTGCTGGCATGCACCCGCAAGTCCGCACGCATGCTGGCCGCTGCCCCCGGCGGCAAGGCAGTCTCGGCGCGGCTTCAGTCGAATTTGCCGTCGTCGTGCCGGTGCTGCTGGTGCTCATGCTCGGCATCGTCTACTACGGCATGATCCTCGCCATGCAGCAGGCGCTGACCCTGGCGGCGGAAGAGGGCGCACGCGCCGCGCTCCGCTATCAGCCTTCCAACACGCAACGCGTGGCAGCTGCCTATGCGGCCGTGACGTCGGTACTCCCCACGTTCCTTACCGGACGGGTGCAGACCAATCAGAACAGCACCCCGCTCGTGGATTGCCAGAACGTGGCAGGCATGCAATGCCTGAGCGTGGTCCTGACATTGCCCGTGACCTCCGGCAATAACCCGTTGCTGCCGTCGATACCCCTGTTGCCCGCGCCGGACACATTGACGGGTTCAGCCGTCGTGCAGCTGGTGCCTGGCTCCTGA
- a CDS encoding A24 family peptidase — protein MPNWLVVAGVMLSVALIEFGGVQHLAYDWQDFWLGGAIAFACFLPLYAVGWMGAGDVKFFTVVGLLAGWHGLVAVWLVSSMISGLHALAIMVLRQFDASSPPAWIMMRVCPAIVRWDTAQAGRRGIPYAAYMAIGLLSLPWVPQAMRMPWLPGM, from the coding sequence GTGCCGAACTGGCTCGTTGTGGCGGGGGTAATGCTGTCCGTCGCTCTGATTGAGTTCGGTGGGGTACAGCACCTTGCCTATGACTGGCAGGACTTCTGGCTCGGCGGGGCGATCGCATTTGCCTGCTTCCTGCCGCTGTATGCGGTTGGCTGGATGGGCGCCGGCGACGTGAAGTTCTTCACTGTCGTCGGCCTGCTTGCTGGCTGGCATGGCCTTGTGGCCGTGTGGCTTGTCTCGAGCATGATTTCCGGCCTGCATGCGCTCGCCATCATGGTGTTACGCCAGTTCGATGCGTCGTCGCCACCTGCGTGGATCATGATGCGCGTGTGCCCAGCGATCGTGCGTTGGGACACCGCTCAGGCAGGGCGCCGCGGCATCCCGTACGCCGCCTATATGGCAATCGGGTTGCTGAGCCTGCCATGGGTGCCCCAGGCGATGCGCATGCCATGGCTGCCGGGCATGTAG
- a CDS encoding Flp family type IVb pilin, whose product MKNAILKFIRDEQGATAVEYGMIAGLIAAAIVTIVSTLGTKLESVFASICQAVNKNVAC is encoded by the coding sequence ATGAAGAACGCCATTCTGAAGTTCATCCGTGACGAACAAGGTGCCACTGCCGTCGAGTACGGCATGATCGCTGGCCTCATCGCAGCAGCGATCGTGACGATCGTGTCCACGCTCGGCACCAAGCTTGAGAGCGTGTTTGCGTCTATCTGCCAAGCCGTCAACAAGAACGTGGCTTGCTAG
- a CDS encoding collagen-like triple helix repeat-containing protein, whose amino-acid sequence MTHIRHSMRVAPLACAVAALMLAACSSGGSGSGSSPNPSPSDTTGVTPVGKVANGTGNTVVATGQAVSSLGSTLQNANIPGLSDQAKAGLGGTVDNTGKAVSDLGLGIQTGLGKMGQNPNPIGTTVASTGNVVTDLGQATVSAGSLVQGLGQGSGAPLAPITQPVGGGVQQIGQALIGGGTLLGSALSSGAVQQVTQQLSTAIVPVTTQVSGATQMIGDSTGLGGALNNLLGTVGGGVAGAGNTITGTGVPVVSNLGPVVTSLGTTVAAVGGVATTGGSAGSNPLGGLLGGTGGTNPLAPLTGLLGGAAGGSNPLAPVTGLLGGAAGGSNPLAPVTNLLSGATSAAGGASGSSNPLAPVTNLLGGVGSLAH is encoded by the coding sequence ATGACTCACATTCGACACTCCATGCGCGTTGCGCCCTTGGCCTGCGCTGTTGCCGCTCTCATGCTGGCGGCTTGCTCTTCGGGAGGCTCCGGCTCCGGCAGTTCGCCGAATCCGAGCCCGAGCGACACGACGGGCGTGACCCCCGTCGGCAAGGTCGCAAACGGCACCGGCAACACCGTTGTGGCGACCGGCCAGGCAGTCAGCAGCCTGGGCTCAACGCTCCAAAACGCAAACATTCCAGGCTTGTCGGACCAAGCCAAGGCAGGCCTCGGCGGCACCGTGGACAACACGGGCAAAGCGGTTAGCGATCTCGGTCTCGGCATCCAGACCGGGCTTGGCAAGATGGGTCAGAACCCCAACCCGATCGGCACGACGGTGGCCAGCACCGGCAATGTCGTGACGGACCTCGGCCAGGCAACCGTAAGCGCCGGCTCCCTCGTGCAGGGCCTCGGCCAAGGCTCTGGCGCACCGCTCGCACCGATCACCCAGCCGGTGGGCGGCGGCGTTCAGCAGATCGGCCAAGCGCTGATCGGCGGCGGCACGTTGCTGGGTAGCGCACTGTCGTCCGGCGCGGTTCAGCAGGTGACGCAGCAACTGAGCACGGCCATCGTGCCGGTGACTACGCAGGTCAGCGGCGCCACCCAGATGATTGGCGATTCGACGGGCCTGGGCGGGGCCTTGAACAACCTGTTGGGGACCGTTGGCGGCGGCGTGGCGGGTGCCGGCAACACCATCACCGGAACCGGCGTGCCGGTGGTCTCGAATTTGGGCCCGGTGGTGACTTCACTCGGCACCACGGTTGCGGCGGTGGGCGGCGTCGCAACGACCGGCGGTTCGGCGGGCAGCAATCCGCTGGGAGGCCTGCTCGGCGGCACCGGCGGCACGAACCCGCTGGCTCCGTTGACCGGCTTGCTGGGTGGCGCTGCTGGAGGCTCCAACCCTCTGGCCCCCGTCACGGGCCTGCTGGGCGGCGCGGCCGGCGGCAGCAACCCGCTGGCTCCTGTCACCAACCTGCTGAGCGGCGCGACCAGCGCGGCCGGCGGCGCATCGGGCAGCAGCAATCCGCTGGCCCCTGTCACCAATTTGCTGGGCGGCGTTGGCAGCCTGGCGCACTGA
- a CDS encoding collagen-like triple helix repeat-containing protein, whose amino-acid sequence MNKNIKCLAATMASLLVLGGCASSGSGDMGSSLGGSNGGGSNNNGSGSTPTPSPSPSPSPSPSPSPSPSPTPAPAPLTPTGAVLNNTGGIVTAAGSTVSGLGKTIATAPLPSQLSGVQTGLGGVVENAGATVSALGTGVQDGLGSIGRNANPVGTTVSSLGNVVTGAGNTVTSAGTLVNNLGTGPLAPLAPVTTPLAGVVTQVGQAVANGGGTLGTALSSGPVEQLTQQLSTAIVPLTSQITSGTQTLGAATGLGSPANTLLGTIGGAVANGGTTLTAANVPVVSGLGGVVTATGNTVAALGGVVYSPTASGGNPLAPITGALGGLGGAGGSNPLAPITGLLGGLGGATGGSNPLAPITGALGGLGGAGGANPLAPITGLVGGLGGATGGSSPLAPITGALGGLGGAGGANPLAPITSALGGLGGAAGGASNPLGPVSTLTAPVGNVVTTVGTGLASAGGATPLAPVTGAVGGLLGTVGTALGGTPR is encoded by the coding sequence ATGAATAAGAACATCAAGTGCCTGGCCGCCACCATGGCAAGCCTGTTGGTTTTGGGTGGTTGCGCCAGCTCCGGCTCCGGGGACATGGGCAGTTCGCTGGGAGGCTCGAACGGCGGCGGCTCCAATAACAACGGCAGCGGTTCAACGCCGACGCCTTCGCCTTCGCCGTCCCCCTCCCCGTCGCCCTCTCCTTCGCCGTCCCCCAGCCCGACGCCGGCGCCCGCTCCGCTGACGCCGACTGGCGCCGTCCTCAACAATACGGGCGGCATCGTGACGGCGGCCGGCTCGACTGTGAGCGGCCTCGGCAAGACCATCGCCACCGCACCGCTGCCCTCGCAACTGAGCGGCGTGCAGACCGGCCTGGGCGGTGTGGTTGAAAACGCCGGCGCGACGGTTTCGGCGCTGGGCACGGGCGTACAGGACGGATTGGGCAGCATCGGTCGCAACGCCAATCCGGTCGGCACCACGGTTTCCAGCCTCGGGAATGTGGTGACCGGCGCAGGCAACACGGTCACGAGCGCCGGCACGTTGGTCAATAACCTGGGCACTGGCCCGCTGGCGCCGCTGGCTCCGGTGACAACACCCCTGGCAGGCGTGGTCACGCAAGTCGGTCAAGCAGTTGCAAACGGGGGCGGCACGCTGGGCACAGCGCTGTCGAGTGGCCCCGTCGAGCAACTCACGCAGCAGCTGAGCACGGCCATCGTGCCGCTGACCTCGCAGATCACCAGCGGTACGCAGACACTGGGCGCGGCCACGGGCCTCGGGTCGCCGGCAAACACGCTGCTGGGCACGATTGGCGGCGCGGTGGCCAATGGCGGCACGACCCTCACCGCAGCGAACGTTCCAGTGGTGAGCGGCCTGGGTGGCGTGGTGACGGCCACGGGCAACACGGTTGCCGCACTGGGCGGCGTGGTGTATTCGCCAACAGCATCGGGCGGCAACCCGCTGGCTCCGATTACCGGCGCACTCGGCGGTCTTGGCGGCGCGGGCGGCTCCAATCCGCTGGCTCCCATCACAGGCTTACTGGGCGGCCTGGGTGGCGCGACGGGCGGCAGCAACCCGCTCGCCCCGATCACCGGCGCACTCGGCGGTCTTGGCGGCGCTGGCGGTGCCAATCCGTTGGCTCCGATCACGGGTTTGGTAGGCGGCCTGGGTGGCGCGACGGGCGGCAGCAGCCCGCTCGCTCCGATCACCGGCGCACTTGGTGGTCTCGGCGGCGCTGGTGGCGCCAACCCGCTGGCGCCCATCACTAGCGCACTGGGCGGCCTGGGTGGCGCAGCCGGCGGTGCCAGCAACCCGCTCGGCCCCGTCAGCACGCTCACGGCTCCGGTTGGCAACGTGGTCACCACGGTAGGCACGGGCTTGGCGTCGGCCGGCGGGGCCACACCGCTGGCGCCGGTCACTGGCGCGGTGGGCGGTCTGCTGGGCACGGTGGGCACCGCACTGGGCGGCACGCCCCGCTGA
- a CDS encoding ShlB/FhaC/HecB family hemolysin secretion/activation protein, translated as MRTTTMRLALATGVALTGPALSWAQSSPNQGNPIDTLPKVDTSRPPQQKIQVEVQRPNPALENLLATHLTPTKFQIEGVKTLPFPEVAAHFAPLAGHDITVAQLLQAANDVTKLYADRGFPLSFAFVPAQTFEGGVVRVTVVEGYVARMRIEGTPGPLEGRLREISQRLMNEKPLRRETFERVTGVLALQPGVQITATVQPPTTTDGASELVLNVKRQPYTIGTGVEYRSPGVRAIITGTLNSVTPLGEQITVSTLQPRGSDHETFYSATWAQPIGTDGLLAKLTWSHYRGMPENLPLEQLGYQSRYLTDTQRLGLSLSYPVLLSNSRSLTVTGTFYGNDDKQRYTPQNPGFAQTELDAKVRVAGAEALYTEVKPGETRRASLGLYQGINSLGAGKSVNNNVDLSFLRTRITASEAHDLPLGFGVVVSGAAQYSGAVLPSSEQISFGGRFFGLAYPAGEVAGDRGWGASVELNRAFQVSMDYLKTVQPYVLYDTAKVYSNASTLVHDQLGSIALGVRFSDRKYYTLDLAIARPVGDKPINSSSRSLRFNAAYTYQFN; from the coding sequence GTGCGGACCACCACCATGCGGTTGGCCCTGGCCACAGGCGTAGCACTGACCGGCCCGGCACTGAGCTGGGCACAAAGCAGCCCCAACCAAGGCAACCCGATCGACACGCTTCCCAAAGTCGATACGTCCCGCCCGCCCCAGCAGAAGATCCAGGTAGAAGTGCAGCGGCCGAACCCGGCGCTGGAAAATCTGCTTGCCACGCATCTCACACCGACCAAGTTCCAGATCGAAGGCGTCAAGACGCTACCCTTCCCCGAGGTGGCCGCGCATTTCGCACCCTTGGCCGGGCACGACATCACCGTCGCGCAACTGCTGCAGGCCGCGAACGATGTCACCAAGCTGTATGCCGACCGCGGTTTCCCGCTCTCATTTGCGTTTGTGCCGGCACAGACGTTTGAAGGCGGCGTCGTGCGCGTCACGGTGGTTGAAGGCTATGTGGCCCGCATGCGCATCGAGGGCACACCCGGGCCGCTGGAAGGCCGCTTGCGCGAAATCTCGCAGCGCCTGATGAATGAGAAACCCCTGCGCCGCGAAACCTTCGAGCGCGTGACGGGTGTGCTCGCGCTGCAACCCGGCGTGCAGATCACCGCGACCGTGCAGCCGCCCACCACCACCGATGGCGCGAGCGAGCTCGTGTTGAACGTGAAGCGCCAGCCGTACACCATCGGCACGGGCGTCGAATACCGCTCGCCGGGTGTGCGGGCAATCATCACGGGCACGCTCAATAGCGTGACGCCGCTGGGTGAGCAGATCACCGTCTCGACGCTGCAACCGCGCGGGTCCGATCACGAGACGTTCTACTCCGCAACCTGGGCGCAGCCGATCGGCACCGATGGGCTGCTTGCGAAGCTCACGTGGTCGCACTATCGCGGCATGCCCGAGAATCTGCCGCTGGAGCAACTGGGCTATCAATCGCGCTACCTGACCGACACGCAGCGGCTTGGGTTGTCATTGAGCTATCCGGTGTTGCTGTCGAACTCGCGCAGCCTGACGGTGACGGGCACTTTCTACGGCAACGACGACAAACAGCGCTATACGCCGCAAAACCCCGGTTTTGCTCAAACTGAACTGGATGCCAAGGTGCGCGTGGCCGGCGCCGAAGCGTTGTATACGGAAGTGAAACCCGGTGAAACGCGCCGCGCGTCGCTCGGCCTGTACCAAGGTATCAACAGCCTGGGCGCAGGCAAATCGGTTAACAACAACGTCGACCTGAGCTTCCTGCGCACGCGCATCACCGCCAGCGAAGCCCACGACCTGCCCCTGGGTTTTGGCGTGGTGGTGTCGGGTGCGGCGCAGTACAGCGGCGCGGTGCTGCCGTCATCGGAACAGATCAGCTTTGGCGGCCGCTTCTTTGGCCTTGCCTATCCAGCCGGTGAAGTGGCGGGCGATCGCGGCTGGGGTGCGTCGGTCGAACTCAACCGTGCCTTCCAGGTATCGATGGATTACCTGAAAACCGTGCAGCCCTACGTGCTGTACGACACCGCAAAGGTCTATTCAAACGCAAGCACGCTCGTGCATGATCAGCTCGGATCGATCGCGCTGGGTGTGCGCTTCTCCGATCGGAAGTACTACACGCTGGACCTCGCGATCGCGCGACCGGTCGGCGACAAACCGATCAATTCCAGCTCCCGCAGCCTGCGGTTCAACGCGGCCTACACCTACCAGTTCAACTGA
- a CDS encoding helix-turn-helix transcriptional regulator → MLSFSKELPITTEVAQNNNNHYSDGGITPQHADSKGMHSELSQYAPGAIMLQRLSDDAEFHRLVDTIYEAVLEPAQMPIALALLSVYAGAESAHYFVWDKHTDTPRHGVSSGWCQHCPQPGHCNAFCQDAQLINAGQPEETPSASMTLIDTPDMCVTMRLRTRDDDLSEVSAIERETRLQRVLPHLQRAARMQQRNLELNELAALGMAGLDTLDFGVMVIERTMRVKYANAWARTMTTGDDRLSLDGGLLHSADHTHDAALRNLIEQAAGSLGVQGAAGSWMYLARDGRPVPFIATPLAPSDAMRSTWASPLALVLVGNSEARSVMDAGVLASLFGLTNKECIVAARLAAGETLQEIAEREFLSLHTVRVHIRDILRKTGTHRQSELVRLLHLLPSVDLERAGAATPTARRRGRLNA, encoded by the coding sequence ATGTTAAGTTTTTCCAAAGAGTTGCCGATTACCACAGAAGTCGCGCAGAACAACAATAATCATTACAGCGACGGCGGCATCACGCCGCAACACGCCGACAGCAAGGGAATGCACTCTGAGCTGTCGCAATACGCACCGGGGGCCATCATGCTGCAACGTCTATCGGATGACGCAGAATTCCATCGACTCGTCGATACCATCTACGAGGCGGTACTCGAGCCTGCGCAGATGCCGATCGCCCTGGCCCTGCTCTCCGTCTACGCCGGCGCCGAAAGCGCACACTATTTCGTTTGGGATAAGCACACCGATACGCCGCGTCACGGCGTTTCGTCGGGCTGGTGCCAACACTGTCCGCAGCCGGGTCACTGCAACGCCTTCTGCCAGGACGCGCAACTGATCAACGCCGGGCAACCTGAAGAGACGCCGTCGGCCTCGATGACCCTGATCGATACGCCCGACATGTGCGTCACGATGCGTCTGCGCACGCGCGACGACGATCTGTCGGAAGTCAGCGCCATCGAGCGCGAGACACGCCTTCAACGCGTGCTGCCGCATCTGCAGCGGGCTGCGCGCATGCAGCAGCGCAATCTGGAGCTGAACGAACTCGCCGCACTCGGGATGGCCGGCCTGGATACGCTGGACTTCGGCGTGATGGTCATCGAGCGCACCATGCGCGTGAAATACGCCAATGCCTGGGCGCGCACGATGACGACGGGCGACGACCGTCTGTCGCTCGATGGCGGCTTGCTGCACTCGGCAGATCACACGCACGACGCTGCACTGCGCAACCTCATCGAACAGGCCGCCGGCTCACTCGGCGTACAAGGCGCAGCCGGCTCGTGGATGTACCTGGCGCGCGATGGCCGCCCGGTGCCTTTCATTGCTACGCCCCTTGCGCCCTCCGATGCGATGCGCTCGACCTGGGCTTCGCCGCTGGCGCTGGTGCTGGTCGGCAACTCCGAGGCGCGCTCGGTCATGGACGCCGGCGTGCTCGCCTCGCTCTTCGGTCTGACCAACAAGGAATGCATCGTCGCGGCGCGGCTGGCCGCGGGCGAAACCCTGCAGGAAATTGCCGAGCGCGAATTCCTCTCGCTGCACACGGTGCGCGTGCATATCCGCGACATCCTGCGCAAGACCGGCACGCATCGCCAGTCAGAACTGGTGCGCCTGCTGCATCTGCTGCCCAGCGTCGATCTGGAACGTGCAGGTGCCGCCACCCCGACCGCGCGCAGGCGCGGCCGCCTGAACGCGTAA
- a CDS encoding putative bifunctional diguanylate cyclase/phosphodiesterase produces MHNDFHIALLLFAWVSTGLTTFAALDAATRLPGGSTVAKRRNWRIACATILGIGLWSGLWLGQLGLHRQVGTPIFAPIAATLMTALAASLAAFSIVLPDTSSSNGAQAPQRRSVAMGAVALGIGLLTMELYLTRPWAHAEALPLRRALLGWGGGTLVLGAGVCLAMCMAFHMPPAQRRAAVGLRARAAAVLATTAVLSLVLWPGVTAWPADESTMHIVPVIMLSAGGVLIALGVHAVLMMLETRVDSAQAHLEASLARVANQTPRPQLHDTLTGLPNRLHLREALEAAILSSTRRGRPFALFYLDLDNFGQINDQYGRNAGDRVLQIIAERLRQTIRGEDTVARLGGDEFGILVEGLALPESAATIGDKLLFRLRESVEVDGRRLRATASIGVVVHPHNGATADTLLEHADTAMFDCKQSTGNAYRFFEPRLNTTAHRVLQIQRALSHAALNGQLSVHYQPKYDARTQAMTGAEALLRWNHPELGPVSPAEFIPLAERTGTIVELGDWVVEEVCRQIMHWDALGMPPQRIAVNLSPRQFQQPDLVQRLSQILHRYQVAAHRLMFEITETAAMRDAGQSIAAIRQIQSLGFEVAIDDFGTGYSSLSYLQRFRAQQIKIDRAFVSALDDNPPEAAAIIRAICAMAHSLDMTVVAEGVETQAQMQALVNLQCDQVQGYLLARPMPAKDFQGLLGIEYA; encoded by the coding sequence ATGCATAACGATTTCCATATTGCGCTGCTGCTGTTTGCGTGGGTCAGCACGGGGCTGACCACGTTTGCCGCACTGGACGCTGCGACACGTCTGCCGGGGGGCTCGACGGTCGCAAAACGCCGCAACTGGCGCATTGCCTGCGCCACCATTCTTGGCATTGGGTTGTGGTCGGGGCTTTGGCTCGGCCAGCTTGGCCTGCATCGGCAGGTCGGCACACCCATATTCGCGCCGATTGCGGCAACGCTCATGACTGCGCTGGCTGCATCGCTGGCGGCTTTCTCCATCGTGTTGCCGGACACGTCGTCCTCCAATGGCGCACAGGCTCCGCAACGACGCAGCGTTGCCATGGGCGCCGTGGCGCTTGGCATCGGGTTGTTGACGATGGAGCTGTATCTCACTCGCCCCTGGGCGCATGCCGAGGCCTTACCGCTGCGCCGCGCCCTGCTGGGCTGGGGCGGCGGCACACTGGTGCTTGGCGCAGGCGTGTGCCTGGCAATGTGTATGGCGTTTCATATGCCACCCGCCCAGCGCCGCGCCGCCGTGGGTTTGCGTGCACGCGCTGCGGCCGTGCTGGCCACAACGGCTGTGCTGTCACTTGTGTTGTGGCCGGGTGTAACCGCATGGCCGGCAGATGAGTCGACGATGCATATCGTGCCCGTCATCATGCTCAGCGCCGGCGGTGTGTTGATCGCGTTGGGCGTGCATGCCGTGCTGATGATGCTTGAAACGCGTGTCGACTCGGCGCAGGCACACCTGGAAGCATCACTGGCGCGCGTGGCAAACCAAACGCCCCGGCCTCAACTCCACGACACGCTGACCGGCCTGCCGAACCGATTGCATCTACGTGAAGCACTGGAGGCGGCAATTCTGTCGTCCACGCGGCGCGGGCGTCCGTTTGCTCTCTTCTACCTGGATCTCGACAACTTCGGACAGATCAACGATCAATACGGCCGCAATGCGGGCGACCGTGTGCTGCAGATCATTGCCGAGCGCCTGCGCCAGACCATTCGCGGCGAAGACACCGTGGCACGCCTTGGCGGCGACGAATTCGGCATCCTCGTTGAAGGCCTGGCGCTACCCGAATCTGCCGCCACCATCGGCGACAAACTGCTGTTCCGCCTGCGTGAATCGGTGGAGGTGGACGGCCGGCGTCTTCGCGCGACCGCCAGCATTGGCGTAGTCGTGCATCCGCACAACGGCGCGACGGCAGACACGCTGCTTGAACATGCCGACACGGCCATGTTCGATTGCAAGCAGTCCACCGGCAACGCCTACCGCTTCTTCGAGCCGCGCCTGAACACCACCGCGCACCGCGTGCTACAGATTCAACGTGCGCTCTCGCATGCAGCGCTCAACGGGCAGCTCTCGGTGCACTACCAGCCGAAGTACGATGCACGCACCCAGGCAATGACCGGCGCCGAGGCACTGCTGCGCTGGAATCATCCGGAGCTCGGCCCCGTGTCTCCGGCGGAGTTCATCCCGCTGGCCGAGCGCACCGGCACCATCGTCGAACTTGGCGATTGGGTGGTCGAAGAAGTCTGCCGCCAGATCATGCATTGGGATGCCCTCGGCATGCCGCCGCAGCGCATTGCCGTCAACCTTTCGCCACGGCAATTCCAGCAACCCGATCTCGTGCAGCGTCTGTCGCAGATCCTGCATCGCTATCAGGTTGCCGCGCATCGGTTGATGTTCGAGATTACCGAGACGGCGGCCATGCGCGATGCCGGCCAGAGCATTGCCGCCATTCGTCAGATCCAGTCGCTCGGTTTCGAGGTGGCCATCGATGATTTCGGCACCGGTTATTCCAGCCTCAGTTATCTGCAGCGCTTTCGCGCCCAGCAGATCAAAATCGATCGCGCGTTTGTCTCTGCACTCGACGACAACCCGCCCGAGGCGGCCGCCATCATTCGCGCCATCTGCGCGATGGCGCACTCGCTGGACATGACGGTGGTGGCGGAAGGCGTGGAAACCCAAGCGCAAATGCAGGCGCTGGTGAACCTGCAATGCGATCAGGTGCAGGGCTATTTGCTGGCCCGCCCCATGCCGGCCAAGGATTTTCAGGGCTTGCTTGGAATCGAGTACGCCTGA
- a CDS encoding H-NS histone family protein, translated as MPTYKEIVQKISELQRQADELRANEQATVIAEIKHKIVEYGLTAEDLGFGAKGAVASKKAGRKVPVRYRDNNGNTWTGRGKRPGWLVKELSSGRKMEDFLVA; from the coding sequence ATGCCGACTTACAAGGAAATCGTTCAGAAGATCTCTGAACTGCAACGCCAAGCCGATGAACTCCGGGCAAATGAACAAGCAACGGTGATTGCTGAAATCAAGCACAAGATCGTGGAATACGGCCTGACCGCCGAAGACCTCGGTTTTGGCGCGAAGGGCGCAGTGGCCTCGAAGAAGGCTGGCCGCAAGGTGCCGGTGCGCTACCGCGACAACAACGGCAATACCTGGACGGGTCGTGGCAAGCGCCCGGGCTGGCTGGTAAAGGAGTTGTCGTCGGGCCGGAAGATGGAGGATTTTCTGGTTGCCTGA